In Streptomyces longhuiensis, the following proteins share a genomic window:
- a CDS encoding MFS transporter has product MTMTTRTHRTPGPSPRAAPRLGLVLFACCLGQFMNVLDASVVNVALPVISDDLGFDPHNLQLVNNAYTVVVCGFLLLGGRLADLFGQRRIFLGGVGLFTLASLVGGAADSPTTLILARALQGLGAAVMAPATLTVLGTTFTEPAARAKAFGWWSAVSGTAGAVGVLAGGVITQWFSWRWILLINVPIGLALCALVRWAVPETRRPGIRRRLDLPGAVTVTLGLMAVVYGTSESPGHGWGSGHVLGPMFAGTVLLGTFLVIQAKFAPEPLVPLGVFRNRSVAAANLVAFFGIAALFSTFYFFTLMLQQVLDYSPLRTGLSYLPLSVGIALGGWGIARLVPRTGPRPVLLAGLALSAVGLLWLSRLAVGAGYVSDVLAPEILLGLGMGAVLNATTNAATAGLPPEQAGLASGLLNTTRQLGSAAGLVTLAALSAARIDSEAAAGTPHAVALASGYGLALTGAGLCALAGLAAALWVPVRERPRA; this is encoded by the coding sequence ATGACCATGACTACGCGCACGCACCGCACACCGGGACCTTCGCCGAGGGCCGCTCCCCGACTCGGACTTGTGCTGTTCGCCTGCTGCCTCGGGCAGTTCATGAACGTGCTCGACGCGTCGGTGGTGAATGTGGCGCTGCCCGTCATCTCCGACGACCTCGGCTTCGACCCGCACAACCTCCAGCTCGTCAACAACGCCTACACCGTGGTGGTCTGCGGCTTCCTGTTGCTCGGCGGGCGCCTCGCGGACCTGTTCGGGCAACGCCGGATCTTTCTGGGCGGGGTGGGCCTGTTCACCCTCGCCAGCCTGGTCGGCGGGGCGGCCGACAGTCCGACGACCCTGATCCTGGCCCGCGCCCTCCAAGGGCTCGGTGCCGCGGTCATGGCACCCGCCACGCTCACCGTGCTCGGCACGACCTTCACCGAACCGGCCGCGCGGGCCAAGGCGTTCGGCTGGTGGAGCGCCGTCTCGGGGACGGCGGGCGCGGTCGGCGTGCTGGCCGGAGGAGTGATCACCCAGTGGTTCTCCTGGCGCTGGATCCTGCTGATCAACGTCCCCATAGGACTGGCCCTGTGCGCACTGGTCCGCTGGGCGGTCCCCGAGACCCGGCGCCCCGGAATCCGCCGTCGGCTCGACCTGCCGGGCGCCGTCACCGTCACCCTCGGTCTCATGGCCGTCGTGTACGGGACGTCCGAGTCCCCCGGGCACGGCTGGGGTTCGGGACACGTCCTCGGCCCGATGTTCGCCGGGACCGTGCTCCTCGGAACGTTCCTGGTGATCCAGGCGAAGTTCGCCCCCGAGCCGCTGGTGCCCCTCGGTGTCTTCCGCAACCGCTCGGTGGCCGCCGCCAACCTGGTCGCCTTCTTCGGGATCGCGGCCCTCTTCAGTACCTTCTACTTCTTCACGCTGATGCTCCAACAGGTGCTCGACTACAGCCCGTTGCGCACCGGCCTGAGCTATCTGCCCCTGTCCGTCGGGATCGCGCTCGGTGGCTGGGGCATCGCGCGCCTCGTGCCCCGCACCGGGCCGCGGCCGGTCCTCCTCGCGGGGCTCGCCCTGTCCGCCGTCGGACTGCTCTGGCTGTCGCGGCTGGCCGTCGGCGCCGGCTACGTGAGCGACGTACTGGCCCCGGAGATCCTGCTCGGCCTCGGTATGGGCGCGGTCCTCAACGCGACCACCAACGCCGCCACCGCCGGACTGCCTCCGGAACAGGCGGGCCTCGCCTCGGGGCTGCTCAACACCACCCGCCAACTCGGCAGCGCGGCAGGCCTGGTGACCCTGGCGGCGCTCTCCGCCGCCCGCATCGACAGCGAGGCCGCCGCCGGCACCCCGCACGCCGTCGCCCTCGCCTCCGGCTACGGCCTCGCGCTCACCGGCGCCGGGCTCTGCGCCCTCGCCGGCCTGGCGGCCGCCCTGTGGGTCCCGGTCAGGGAGCGCCCGCGCGCCTGA
- a CDS encoding 2Fe-2S iron-sulfur cluster-binding protein, producing MAKITYQHPNGTVTVVDVEAPNTVMRGAKLNNVDGIEAQCGGSAQCGTCHVYVDEASTVVLPEMDPVEDDVLYGTACERTEHSRLSCQLPVTEALDGLLVHLPEAQS from the coding sequence ATGGCCAAGATCACCTACCAGCATCCGAACGGAACCGTCACCGTCGTCGACGTAGAAGCGCCCAACACGGTCATGCGCGGCGCGAAACTCAACAACGTCGACGGCATCGAGGCCCAGTGCGGCGGTTCCGCCCAGTGCGGCACCTGCCATGTCTACGTGGACGAGGCGAGCACCGTCGTACTGCCCGAGATGGACCCCGTCGAGGACGACGTCCTCTACGGCACGGCGTGCGAACGTACCGAGCACAGCAGGCTGAGCTGCCAGCTGCCGGTCACCGAGGCCCTCGACGGGCTGCTGGTGCACCTGCCCGAGGCGCAGAGCTGA
- the rfbB gene encoding dTDP-glucose 4,6-dehydratase: protein MRILVTGAAGFIGSHYVRTMLAGGYPQYEDARITVVDKLTYAGNRDNLPGTHPRLDFVRGDICDLPLLLDLLPGHDAVVHFAAESHVDRSIDSGADFVRTNVAGTENLLAACLRTGVGRVVHVSTDEVYGSIEEGSWTEEWPLEPNTPYAASKAGSDLIARSFWRTHGLDVSITRCSNNYGPHQHPEKLIPLAVTNLLEGRPVPLYGDGAHVREWLHVDDHCRAIQLVLTRGRAGEVYNVGGGNERTNTEVAGRLLELLGADRSALRRVADRKGHDRRYSLDDTKIREQLGYLPMTPFEQGLSDTVDWYRDNPHWWKAAKSAEAAR from the coding sequence ATGAGGATCCTGGTCACCGGCGCCGCCGGCTTCATCGGCTCCCACTACGTCCGCACCATGCTGGCGGGTGGGTACCCGCAGTACGAGGACGCCCGGATCACCGTCGTGGACAAGCTCACCTACGCCGGAAACCGCGACAACCTTCCCGGTACCCACCCCCGCCTCGACTTCGTCCGGGGGGACATCTGCGACCTGCCGCTCCTCCTCGACCTGCTGCCGGGTCACGACGCCGTGGTCCACTTCGCCGCCGAATCGCATGTCGACCGTTCCATCGACTCGGGGGCCGACTTCGTGCGGACCAATGTGGCAGGGACCGAGAACCTTCTCGCGGCCTGCCTGCGCACCGGCGTCGGCCGGGTGGTCCACGTCTCCACGGACGAGGTGTACGGCTCCATCGAGGAGGGCTCCTGGACGGAGGAATGGCCGCTGGAGCCCAACACCCCTTACGCCGCGTCCAAAGCGGGATCCGACCTCATCGCCCGCTCCTTCTGGCGCACGCACGGCCTCGATGTGTCGATCACCCGGTGCTCCAACAACTACGGCCCCCACCAGCACCCCGAGAAGCTCATTCCGCTCGCCGTCACCAACCTCCTGGAGGGCCGCCCCGTCCCGCTGTACGGCGACGGCGCCCATGTCCGCGAGTGGCTGCACGTCGACGATCACTGCCGGGCGATCCAGCTGGTCCTCACCCGGGGCCGGGCCGGCGAGGTCTACAACGTGGGCGGCGGCAACGAGCGGACCAACACCGAGGTCGCCGGACGCCTCCTCGAGCTGCTCGGCGCCGACCGCTCCGCGCTGCGCCGGGTCGCCGACCGGAAGGGGCACGACCGGCGCTACTCGCTGGACGACACCAAGATCAGGGAGCAGTTGGGCTACCTGCCGATGACCCCCTTCGAACAGGGGCTCTCCGACACCGTCGACTGGTACCGGGACAACCCGCACTGGTGGAAGGCGGCGAAGTCCGCGGAGGCCGCACGATGA
- a CDS encoding glucose-1-phosphate thymidylyltransferase, with the protein MKALVLAGGLGSRLRPFSHSMPKQLIPIANKPVLAHVMDQLRDMGVTQVGIVVGNRSEDIVSALGDGSALGVRITYIPQDEPLGLAHCVRIARGFLGEDDDFVMVLGDNMLADGAADLAEDFRTRRPAAQVVVRKVADPREFGVAEVDENGRVLRLVEKPEFPRSDLAVIGLYFFTPAIHEAVAAIEPSARGELEITDALQWLITSGADVQARVYPGFWKDTGRVEDVLDCNRNLLDRLDRSVLGEVDESSELIGAVVVEPGARVVRSRVVGPAIIGAGSVVADSYVGPHTSIGRDCRLSAAGVEYSIMLDGAAVDRVSGVKGSLIGRDATVSSAVLDDHYRLVVGDHSSVEVAA; encoded by the coding sequence ATGAAAGCACTCGTGTTGGCCGGAGGCCTGGGCAGCCGGCTGCGCCCGTTCAGTCACTCCATGCCGAAGCAACTCATCCCGATCGCCAACAAACCGGTGCTCGCCCATGTGATGGACCAGCTGCGGGACATGGGCGTCACCCAGGTCGGGATCGTGGTGGGCAACCGAAGCGAGGACATCGTCTCGGCGCTCGGCGACGGCTCGGCGCTGGGCGTCCGGATCACCTACATCCCGCAGGACGAACCCCTGGGGCTGGCCCACTGCGTCCGCATCGCCCGTGGCTTCCTCGGCGAGGACGACGACTTCGTGATGGTCCTCGGCGACAACATGCTCGCCGACGGCGCGGCCGACCTGGCGGAGGACTTCCGCACCCGCCGCCCGGCGGCCCAGGTCGTGGTGCGCAAGGTCGCCGATCCGCGGGAGTTCGGCGTCGCGGAGGTCGATGAGAACGGCCGTGTACTGCGGCTCGTGGAGAAGCCCGAGTTCCCCCGGAGCGATCTGGCGGTGATCGGCCTCTACTTCTTCACCCCGGCCATCCACGAGGCGGTGGCCGCCATCGAGCCGAGCGCGCGGGGCGAACTGGAGATCACCGACGCGCTGCAGTGGCTGATCACCTCGGGGGCCGACGTCCAGGCCCGGGTCTACCCGGGTTTCTGGAAGGACACCGGCCGGGTCGAGGACGTCCTGGACTGCAACCGCAATCTCCTGGACCGCCTCGACCGGTCGGTGCTGGGCGAGGTCGACGAGAGCAGCGAACTGATCGGGGCGGTCGTGGTCGAGCCCGGCGCGCGTGTGGTGCGTTCACGCGTCGTCGGGCCGGCGATCATCGGCGCCGGTTCCGTGGTGGCGGACAGCTATGTCGGCCCGCACACCTCCATCGGCCGTGACTGCCGGCTCAGCGCGGCGGGGGTGGAGTACTCGATCATGCTGGACGGCGCCGCCGTCGACCGGGTGAGCGGCGTCAAGGGTTCCCTGATCGGCCGCGACGCCACCGTGAGCTCGGCCGTGCTCGACGACCACTACCGGCTGGTGGTCGGCGACCACTCCAGCGTGGAGGTCGCCGCCTGA
- a CDS encoding dTDP-4-dehydrorhamnose 3,5-epimerase family protein, translating into MRVEETAVPGAYVITPEQIRDERGNFYESLRADELERVLGYPFVPRQINYSVSRRGTLRGIHSVSTPPGQAKYVTCVRGALRDIVVDLRVGSPAFGRHAVVELDAESGRCVYVPEGVGHGFLALADDTCISYVVSSAYVPGTQVHIQPLDPELALPWGFSEPPVMSAKDAGAPTLAEVRAAGILTPWHRDGRVPAGVGA; encoded by the coding sequence GTGCGTGTCGAAGAGACAGCAGTCCCCGGGGCGTACGTCATCACCCCGGAACAGATCAGGGACGAGCGAGGCAACTTCTACGAGTCCCTGCGCGCGGACGAGCTGGAACGGGTGCTGGGGTACCCGTTCGTGCCGCGCCAGATCAACTACTCGGTCTCCCGCCGCGGCACGCTGCGCGGCATCCACAGCGTGAGCACGCCGCCCGGGCAGGCGAAGTACGTCACCTGCGTGCGCGGCGCCCTGCGCGACATCGTGGTGGACCTGCGGGTGGGCTCGCCGGCGTTCGGCCGGCACGCGGTGGTCGAACTGGACGCCGAGTCGGGGCGGTGCGTCTACGTCCCCGAGGGCGTCGGCCACGGATTCCTGGCGCTCGCCGACGACACCTGCATCAGCTACGTCGTGTCCAGCGCCTACGTGCCCGGCACCCAGGTGCACATCCAGCCGCTCGACCCGGAACTGGCTCTGCCATGGGGGTTCTCGGAACCACCGGTGATGTCCGCGAAGGACGCGGGCGCGCCCACCCTGGCCGAGGTCCGCGCCGCCGGAATCCTCACGCCGTGGCACCGCGACGGACGCGTCCCGGCCGGGGTGGGCGCATGA
- a CDS encoding MFS transporter produces the protein MDSASDESVGPVADRRRWLALAVVMTASFLDLVDVTIVNVAVPRIEEDLGASFSSIQWITAGYALAFAIGLITGGRLGDIYGRKRLFLIGMAGFTVVSAVCGLAPGPETLVVARFLQGAMAALMVPQVLSIIHVTFPAEERGKVFGMFGAMIGLGAVAGPMIGALLTEWNLFGLEWRPIFLVNLPVGIAGLVLGRRYISESRAPQALRLDLVGVALASVGLLLLLYPLMQGRELGWPLWGFLSMGAAVLVFVVFVWYERDKKTRDGSPLVELSLFKVKSFAAGIGVQLTYGVISGIFFLIWTLYMQLGLGWSPLHAGLTGVPFSVAASVSAGVSVQMLVPRFGRKVLQAGALVKLVGVLLYIWAADQHGSAITSWQMLPPLVVMGLGMGLIIAPITDAVLSEVPTEHAGSASGLINTINQLGLALGLGLVAVVFFSVVDSGREARRPVGDVFSDAFTHALWWVAGGLALVFALMFALPRSVNRGETAPAAGVEELAV, from the coding sequence ATGGATTCCGCTTCCGACGAATCTGTCGGCCCAGTGGCCGACCGCCGAAGGTGGTTGGCTCTGGCCGTGGTGATGACCGCGTCCTTCCTGGACCTGGTGGACGTAACGATCGTCAACGTCGCCGTGCCACGCATCGAGGAGGACCTGGGTGCCTCGTTCAGTTCGATCCAGTGGATCACCGCCGGGTATGCCCTGGCCTTCGCCATCGGCCTGATCACGGGCGGCAGGCTCGGTGACATCTACGGCCGCAAGCGGCTGTTCCTCATCGGGATGGCCGGCTTCACGGTCGTCTCCGCCGTCTGCGGTCTCGCGCCCGGGCCGGAGACCCTGGTCGTCGCACGCTTCCTGCAAGGGGCGATGGCCGCCCTGATGGTGCCGCAGGTGCTGTCGATCATTCACGTCACCTTCCCCGCGGAGGAGCGCGGCAAGGTCTTCGGCATGTTCGGCGCGATGATCGGCCTCGGCGCCGTCGCCGGTCCCATGATCGGCGCGCTGCTCACCGAGTGGAACCTCTTCGGCCTGGAATGGCGTCCGATCTTCCTGGTCAACCTGCCGGTCGGCATCGCCGGCCTCGTGCTCGGACGGCGCTACATCAGCGAGTCCCGGGCACCGCAGGCGCTCCGCCTCGACCTGGTCGGCGTGGCGCTGGCCAGCGTCGGACTGCTGCTGCTCCTCTACCCGCTGATGCAGGGCAGGGAGCTGGGCTGGCCGCTGTGGGGCTTCCTCTCGATGGGCGCCGCCGTGCTCGTGTTCGTCGTCTTCGTCTGGTACGAGCGTGACAAGAAGACGCGGGACGGCTCACCGCTGGTCGAGCTGTCGCTGTTCAAGGTGAAGAGCTTCGCGGCCGGCATCGGCGTCCAGCTCACGTACGGGGTGATCTCCGGGATCTTCTTCCTGATCTGGACCCTGTACATGCAGCTCGGCCTCGGCTGGTCCCCGCTGCACGCCGGTCTCACCGGTGTGCCCTTCTCGGTCGCCGCCTCGGTCTCCGCGGGTGTGTCCGTGCAGATGCTCGTGCCGCGGTTCGGGCGGAAGGTGTTGCAGGCCGGAGCTCTCGTCAAGCTCGTCGGCGTGCTGCTGTACATCTGGGCGGCCGATCAGCACGGCAGCGCCATCACCTCCTGGCAGATGCTGCCGCCGCTGGTGGTGATGGGGCTCGGCATGGGCCTGATCATCGCCCCCATCACGGACGCCGTGCTGTCGGAGGTGCCCACGGAACACGCGGGCTCGGCCTCCGGGCTCATCAACACCATCAACCAGCTCGGACTGGCACTGGGCCTCGGCCTCGTCGCCGTGGTGTTCTTCTCCGTCGTCGACTCCGGCCGGGAGGCCCGCCGGCCCGTCGGCGACGTCTTCTCCGACGCCTTCACCCACGCCCTGTGGTGGGTGGCCGGTGGCCTGGCGCTGGTCTTCGCGTTGATGTTCGCGCTGCCCAGGTCGGTGAACCGGGGAGAGACGGCGCCGGCCGCCGGAGTGGAGGAGCTCGCCGTCTGA
- a CDS encoding NAD-dependent epimerase/dehydratase family protein has translation MKAVVLGGTGFLGRHIHAAFQDAGARVVPVSRSDATHTDLTKDSGLRSLAELLGRIRPHAVVNAAGRAWQADERQMAEGNAELVDRLIGVLAAQHHRPRLIHLGSVHEYGPGHAGTSTAEEYPAAPTTPYGRTKLLGTRSVLRAVATGEADGVVLRLANVSGPGTPRGSLLRQVADHLVEAARAQDRGETPAALRFRTLAVRRDFVDARDVADAVLAAAAAPLSSVNGQIVNIGRDEAVRMRHLVARMVALSGLPVEVVEDADGCSLREDAQWQRLDVSKARRLLGWHPHRDLDRSLRDLLDTACVPVRGEEREEAQT, from the coding sequence ATGAAAGCGGTGGTCCTCGGCGGAACCGGCTTCCTGGGCCGCCACATCCACGCCGCGTTCCAGGACGCCGGGGCGCGGGTGGTGCCGGTGTCGCGGTCCGACGCCACCCACACCGACCTCACCAAGGACTCCGGGCTGCGCAGCCTCGCCGAACTGCTGGGGCGTATCCGGCCCCACGCGGTCGTCAACGCCGCGGGACGGGCCTGGCAGGCCGACGAACGGCAGATGGCGGAGGGAAACGCCGAGCTGGTCGACCGGCTCATCGGCGTGCTCGCCGCACAGCACCACAGGCCGCGACTGATCCATCTGGGCAGCGTCCACGAGTACGGGCCCGGTCACGCCGGGACGAGCACGGCGGAGGAGTATCCGGCCGCCCCGACCACACCGTACGGACGGACCAAGCTGCTCGGCACCCGCTCCGTTCTGCGCGCTGTCGCGACGGGCGAGGCCGACGGGGTCGTGCTGCGTCTCGCCAATGTGTCCGGGCCCGGCACCCCCCGGGGCAGCCTGCTCCGGCAGGTGGCCGACCACCTCGTGGAGGCGGCGCGGGCACAGGACCGGGGGGAGACCCCCGCGGCGCTGAGGTTCCGGACGCTGGCCGTCCGGCGTGACTTCGTGGACGCCCGGGACGTGGCCGACGCGGTACTGGCGGCGGCGGCCGCTCCGCTGTCCTCGGTGAACGGACAGATCGTCAACATCGGCCGGGACGAGGCGGTGCGGATGCGGCACCTGGTCGCTCGCATGGTCGCCCTGAGCGGTCTGCCCGTCGAGGTCGTGGAGGACGCGGACGGCTGCTCACTGCGTGAGGACGCGCAGTGGCAGCGGCTGGATGTCTCCAAGGCCCGGCGCCTGCTCGGCTGGCACCCACACCGTGATCTGGACCGATCGCTGCGAGACCTGCTCGACACGGCATGCGTACCAGTACGTGGAGAAGAGAGGGAAGAGGCACAGACATGA
- a CDS encoding NAD(P)/FAD-dependent oxidoreductase — MAAPAVVVVGAGQAGVETAAALRGRGFTGRITLIGDEPPWAGYRPPLSKGYLAGAAPAEDMALRPASFFAERDIEIRVGDRATSVDPERRTVTLRSGLRVPYDRLVLATGSRPRQLPVPGASLGGVLTLRSRADADELRARLSDPPRRLVVVGAGFIGLEVAATARGLGHEVTVVDVQRRALARALTPVLSSRVVAEHRAHGVRVLLGREVTALHGDTEGQVQIMELDGGERIAADLAVIGVGVLPHTDLALTADLMVGDGIVVDERLRTSDPDIYALGDCARFPSPRAGRHLRIESVQNASDQAKCVAAGICDEPFAYTSVPWFWSEQYGLRMQLAGLTAGHDEVVTSGDVEGGRFSVFSFRAGRLIGVESVNRPADHGISRRLLASDTTLTPDEVRAPGFDLKKLPRTSPTERVAVRT, encoded by the coding sequence ATGGCCGCGCCCGCCGTGGTCGTGGTCGGCGCCGGTCAGGCCGGGGTGGAGACGGCGGCCGCCCTGCGCGGCCGGGGCTTCACCGGCCGCATCACTCTGATCGGCGACGAACCCCCGTGGGCCGGCTACCGGCCACCGCTGTCGAAGGGGTACCTCGCCGGCGCGGCGCCCGCCGAGGACATGGCCCTGCGTCCCGCCTCGTTCTTCGCCGAGCGGGACATCGAGATCAGGGTCGGGGACCGCGCGACCTCCGTCGACCCGGAGCGCCGCACCGTGACGCTGAGGTCGGGACTGCGGGTGCCGTACGACCGTCTGGTCCTCGCCACCGGCTCCCGGCCCCGCCAACTCCCCGTACCAGGCGCGTCGTTGGGCGGCGTGCTCACCCTGCGCTCGCGGGCCGACGCCGACGAGCTGCGCGCGCGGCTGAGCGATCCGCCACGCCGGCTGGTGGTGGTCGGCGCCGGGTTCATCGGCCTGGAGGTCGCCGCCACCGCGCGCGGTCTCGGCCACGAGGTGACGGTGGTGGACGTCCAGCGGCGGGCCCTGGCCAGGGCCCTCACCCCGGTGCTGTCGTCGAGGGTCGTCGCCGAGCACCGCGCCCACGGGGTGCGGGTGCTGCTCGGCCGCGAGGTCACGGCCCTGCACGGCGACACCGAAGGACAGGTCCAGATCATGGAGCTGGACGGCGGTGAACGCATCGCCGCCGATCTGGCCGTGATCGGGGTCGGGGTGCTGCCCCACACCGACCTGGCCCTGACCGCCGACCTGATGGTCGGCGACGGGATCGTGGTGGACGAGCGGCTGCGCACCAGCGACCCCGACATCTACGCACTCGGCGACTGCGCCCGCTTCCCCAGCCCGCGCGCCGGGCGCCACCTGCGCATCGAGTCGGTGCAGAACGCGTCCGACCAGGCGAAGTGCGTGGCCGCCGGGATCTGCGACGAGCCGTTCGCCTACACCTCCGTGCCCTGGTTCTGGTCCGAGCAGTACGGGCTGCGGATGCAGCTGGCGGGACTCACGGCGGGCCACGACGAGGTGGTCACGAGCGGCGACGTGGAGGGCGGACGGTTCTCCGTCTTCTCCTTCCGCGCCGGCCGGCTGATCGGCGTGGAGTCGGTGAACCGGCCCGCGGACCACGGCATCTCACGTCGGCTCCTCGCCTCGGACACCACCCTGACCCCGGACGAGGTACGCGCGCCCGGATTCGACCTGAAGAAGCTCCCCCGTACGTCCCCCACGGAGAGGGTCGCCGTCCGCACCTGA
- a CDS encoding cytochrome P450: MTVTQETASQETAPQGAGCPVAGVFPFSGSSYRGPAPAYAALRAEQPVVKVPTAGGVDAWLITRYEDVRRLSADPRLSRAQACGEGAPRVGGTMHTTPEMIISLDAPEHSRLRKLVAGAFTMRRVERMRENVQKVTDELLDDMAAKDGVVDLVQQLAVPLPLTVIGELLGVPAQDLREFEQWARAFATVDDRAGGEESLHALGKLSEYIVGLIADKRANPADDMLSELIAARDDNDRLSEPELVTFGFTLIGAGFDTTANQLANSVLALLVDHQDQWRHLVEDRSRIPRAVEELLRHVNLFATDTSGFPRIAAEDIEVGGVTIAKGDAVLLSLASANRDAEVFPDPDRLDLTRERNPHISFGHGMHYCLGKHLGRMEMEIAIEGLVRRFPDLRLAVPESELPWHKGEINHTLTSLPVVRGQ; the protein is encoded by the coding sequence GTGACAGTCACCCAGGAGACAGCCAGCCAGGAGACGGCGCCCCAGGGCGCCGGCTGCCCGGTGGCGGGCGTGTTCCCCTTCAGCGGTTCCAGTTACCGTGGCCCCGCCCCGGCGTACGCCGCCCTGCGCGCCGAGCAGCCGGTGGTGAAGGTGCCCACCGCGGGAGGTGTGGACGCCTGGCTGATCACCCGTTACGAGGACGTGCGGCGACTCTCCGCCGACCCCCGGCTCAGCCGGGCGCAGGCCTGTGGCGAAGGCGCCCCCCGCGTGGGCGGCACGATGCACACCACGCCGGAGATGATCATCTCGCTCGACGCGCCGGAGCACTCCCGGCTGCGGAAACTGGTGGCCGGCGCGTTCACCATGCGGCGGGTCGAGCGGATGCGGGAGAACGTCCAGAAGGTCACCGACGAACTCCTCGACGACATGGCGGCCAAGGACGGGGTCGTGGACCTCGTGCAGCAGCTCGCGGTGCCGCTCCCGCTGACCGTCATCGGGGAGCTCCTGGGCGTACCGGCTCAGGACCTGCGGGAGTTCGAGCAGTGGGCGCGCGCCTTCGCCACGGTCGACGACCGGGCCGGCGGCGAGGAGTCGCTGCACGCGCTCGGCAAGCTCAGCGAGTACATCGTCGGGCTCATCGCCGACAAGCGCGCCAATCCCGCCGACGACATGCTGTCCGAGCTGATCGCGGCCCGCGACGACAACGACCGGCTCAGCGAGCCCGAGCTGGTCACCTTCGGGTTCACGCTGATCGGCGCCGGCTTCGACACCACCGCCAACCAGCTGGCCAACTCCGTCCTGGCCCTCCTCGTGGACCACCAGGACCAGTGGCGCCACCTCGTCGAGGACCGCTCCCGGATCCCGAGGGCCGTCGAGGAACTCCTGCGCCACGTCAACCTGTTCGCGACCGACACCTCCGGATTCCCGCGTATCGCGGCCGAGGACATCGAGGTCGGCGGCGTGACGATAGCCAAGGGTGACGCCGTGCTCCTCTCGCTCGCGTCGGCCAACCGGGACGCGGAGGTCTTCCCCGACCCCGACCGGCTCGACCTGACTCGGGAGCGCAACCCGCACATCTCCTTCGGCCACGGGATGCACTACTGCCTCGGCAAGCACCTGGGGCGGATGGAGATGGAGATCGCCATCGAGGGCCTGGTGCGCCGCTTCCCGGATCTGCGGCTCGCGGTCCCCGAGAGCGAACTGCCGTGGCACAAGGGGGAGATCAACCACACCCTGACCAGCCTGCCGGTCGTCCGGGGGCAGTGA
- a CDS encoding acyltransferase family protein, with translation MSASHVPSTGAGEQSRLPSLTGLRFVAALLVVLSHAGGFLLVRMGGSGESYSQYLFGAGNKGVSFFFILSGFVLTWVARPGDTRMRFWRRRLVKIFPNHLVALTATVLLMLYAGIAVTVANTVPTMFLVQSWIPDFDVIQGPGTNTPSWSLACEVLFYLAFPWLLLLIRRIEPARLWRWVGAVTLAIIAVPFLAELLPNAPRMQFDPIPWWKYWFVYYFPLTRLLEFVLGMLIARVVLTRRWINLGLRWSLLLTVAAFALASQLPGEYGRVAPTALPLALLIASAATADQRGRRTPFGGRVMVWLGEVSYAFYIVHFLVVTYGPIGTAYPEFWMEKWSGPQALLDVGLTIAISLVLAWALHGLVERPLMRRWSRPAASAAVPVTPDAPGQEAAPQGASVN, from the coding sequence ATGTCAGCGTCACATGTCCCGTCCACCGGGGCCGGAGAACAGTCCCGGCTCCCCTCGCTCACCGGTCTCCGTTTCGTCGCCGCGCTCCTGGTGGTGCTGTCGCACGCGGGCGGATTCCTGCTCGTACGCATGGGGGGCTCCGGGGAGAGCTATTCGCAGTACCTGTTCGGCGCCGGCAACAAGGGAGTCTCCTTCTTCTTCATCCTCAGTGGCTTCGTGCTCACCTGGGTGGCCCGGCCCGGAGACACCCGCATGCGGTTCTGGCGCCGCCGGCTGGTGAAGATCTTCCCCAATCACCTGGTCGCGCTGACGGCCACGGTGCTTCTGATGCTGTACGCGGGCATAGCCGTCACGGTCGCCAACACCGTACCCACCATGTTCCTGGTGCAGAGCTGGATACCGGACTTCGACGTCATCCAGGGCCCGGGCACCAACACCCCCAGCTGGTCGCTCGCCTGTGAGGTGCTCTTCTATCTGGCGTTCCCCTGGTTGCTGCTGCTCATCCGGCGCATCGAGCCGGCCCGCCTGTGGCGCTGGGTGGGCGCCGTCACACTGGCGATCATCGCGGTGCCGTTCCTCGCCGAACTGCTTCCCAACGCCCCGCGCATGCAGTTCGATCCCATCCCCTGGTGGAAGTACTGGTTCGTCTACTACTTCCCCCTCACCCGGCTCCTCGAGTTCGTGCTGGGCATGCTGATCGCCCGCGTCGTGCTGACCCGACGCTGGATCAACCTCGGCCTCCGCTGGTCGCTGCTCCTCACCGTCGCCGCGTTCGCGCTCGCGTCCCAACTGCCGGGCGAGTACGGCCGGGTGGCGCCGACCGCGCTGCCGCTGGCGCTGCTGATCGCCTCCGCCGCCACCGCGGACCAGCGGGGCCGGCGCACTCCGTTCGGCGGCCGGGTCATGGTCTGGCTGGGCGAAGTGTCGTACGCCTTCTACATCGTTCATTTCCTGGTGGTCACCTACGGGCCGATCGGAACCGCGTATCCCGAGTTCTGGATGGAGAAGTGGAGTGGTCCACAAGCGCTGCTGGATGTCGGTCTCACGATCGCGATCAGTCTGGTTCTCGCCTGGGCGCTGCACGGCCTCGTCGAGCGGCCGCTCATGCGCCGGTGGAGCCGCCCCGCCGCTTCGGCGGCCGTGCCGGTGACGCCGGACGCGCCGGGACAGGAGGCCGCGCCGCAGGGGGCGAGCGTCAACTGA